The following coding sequences lie in one Montipora foliosa isolate CH-2021 chromosome 11, ASM3666993v2, whole genome shotgun sequence genomic window:
- the LOC137976214 gene encoding IQ motif and ankyrin repeat domain-containing protein 1-like codes for MAPKRPSPAVKTGVKSTPQKPVSKAATSAPKPSVKVGATTSAKSGFGGSKTAPAKKGSTSPTKGQAKGKGKENIAVNQTKGKKWTKQDESAVIIQKYTRRHLAKKELEKRRREKQKYEELMDKIQKEAWLKLVQMEREEAEKERKKEEEERRKKREEAKRRNRILEAAFDGDNDEIVAVLEEAYEEDSKRSELSEPARQSLITRHQVALVDCEDANNNTPLSEAAGGGHADTIKMLIQRGANLNSRGRYKRVPLWRAAFGGHLQAVQTLLEHGGDPRLVADDGTNAMQVAAIPGVEQVLQEWDIKQTDKLLEKLEAEKNNRQEEERKLREAESNRLEKEIEKAEKENQAHQRELAKAHCELNKRIYEHDKCMAEGKTDKREVTLQAIHDAEAVLGLAQKKAEASKEALGQVKLKLREQNNTEENSKDATAEVKGVKVMLRDLDDVLLRDVGGKIAEDGRWPLLIDTSPQSSTFLRYRDTNYINALNPKHVEPEVIRMALLGGLRYGKPVVLDMMEVDMFDTVTMRFDDVQKGLMASLMSKELLKENKFLELIRPGDGEEYSKTSFLGARIEKFLFIIITQQWNPQEKLMDQTYPIRVIIPSRPDV; via the exons ATGGCTCCAAAAAGACCATCCCCTGCAGTCAAAACGGGGGTCAAAAGTACACCGCAAAAGCCAGTAAGTAAGGCTGCTACAAGTGCACCGAAACCATCCGTGAAGGTTGGAGCAACGACATCCGCAAAATCAGGATTTGGTGGCTCCAAGACAGCTCCAGCCAAGAAAGGCAGCACGTCCCCAACGAAAGGGCAggcaaaaggaaaaggaaaggagaaTATCGCAGTGAATCAG aCAAAGGGAAAAAAGTGGACAAAACAGGATGAATCTGCTGTGATAATACAGAAATACACCAGACGACATCTTGCAAAAAAAGAGTTGGAAAAGAGGAGGAGAGAAAAACAGAAGTATGAAGAATTGATGGACAAGATACAGAAAGAG gcATGGTTGAAACTGGTGCAAATGGAAAGAGAGGAAGCAGAAAAAGAAcggaaaaaagaagaagaagaaaggagGAAGAAAAGAGAAGAGGCAAAAAGGAGAAACAGGATACTAGAGGCTGCATTTGATGGAGACAATGATGAAATTGTTGCTGTGCTTGAGGAG GCCTATGAAGAAGATTCAAAGCGGTCAGAGCTATCAGAGCCTGCACGGCAGTCCCTTATAACAAGACACCAAGTTGCTCTTGTGGACTGTGAGGATGCTAACAACAACACACCCCTGTCAGAAGCAGCAGGTGGAGGACATGCAGATACTATAAAAATGCTGATACAAAGAGGAGCAAATTTGAATTCTAGGGGGAGATATAAGCGTGTGCCGTTGTGGCGTGCGGCATTTGGTGGCCATCTTCAAGCAGTTCAG ACTCTTCTTGAACATGGAGGTGATCCTAGGTTAGTGGCAGATGATGGAACAAATGCAATGCAG GTGGCAGCAATTCCAGGGGTGGAACAGGTTTTGCAAGAATGGGACATCAAACAAACAGATAAATTGCTGGAAAAACTAGAAGCTGAGAAGAATAACAGACAAGAAGAGGAACGGAAGTTAAGGGAGGCAGAAAGTAACAG ACTAGAGAAGGAAATAGAAAAAGCTGAGAAAGAGAACCAAGCTCATCAGAGAGAG CTGGCAAAGGCCCACTGTGAATTGAACAAAAGAATTTATGAGCATGATAAATGCATGGCAGAAGGAAAGACAGACAAGCGAGAGGTGACTTTACAG GCTATTCATGATGCTGAGGCTGTCCTGGGACTTGCACAAAAGAAAGCTGAAGCCTCAAAGGAAGCTCTCGGTCAG GTGAAACTTAAGCTCAGGGAACAAAATAATACAGAAGAAAACTCAAAAG ATGCTACAGCTGAGGTTAAAGGTGTGAAGGTCATGTTGAGGGATCTCGACGACGTGCTACTGAGAGATGTTGGTGGCAAAATTGCTGAAGATGGAAG ATGGCCTCTTCTGATTGATACTTCTCCTCAGAGTTCCACATTTTTGCGATACCGGGACACAAACTACATCAATGCACTCAATCCTAAGCACGTGGAACCCGAAGTCATTCGTATGGCGCTCTTAGGAGGCTTGAG GTATGGAAAGCCAGTTGTTTTGGACATGATGGAAGTGGACATGTTTGACACTGTCACCATGAGATTTGATGATGTCCAGAAGGGACTGATGGCTTCACTGATGTCGAAAGAACTACTGAAGGAAAACAA ATTCCTGGAGCTGATTCGACCAGGTGATGGAGAGGAATACAGCAAAACTAGTTTTCTCGGCGCAAGAATTGAGAAATTTCTTTTCATTATAATTACTCAACAGTGGAATCCACAGGAAAAGTTGATGGACCAGACGTATCCAATTCGAGTGATAATACCCTCGAGACCCGATGTATGA
- the LOC137976215 gene encoding XK-related protein 8-like — MAVLAAILDAFILVVPSTPSHTGEMEEGVIENPLAIEISQNANGSLITTNGTTNADETDLAASRQPPRGYNQIESRKVHVIWDIFAVISILTFVADIASDIVVSVLYYLDGSYLWFSLTLGFVILSSLVTQIFSVKWFYEDSEDQTWGTYLLHVFQVGPVVRYFRVIRAGWRTRQNDATNTDYEAYLAEWRDISMLRLFECFLESAPQLVLQLFIMAYNQRFEIESDLFTALAAGSSLVSLAWAIVAYTKALRDFLREGTNMSWIGFFLQIIWRLSMVASRVVALVLFASYYTTWLFVAVAIHWALMTSWLVCQNTLFCVDENGRNHLCREYLFDFVIGFVYIFSFFNIKDGMTRIRVIPYYVIMLCENTVFLVLWYPFRTLYGDVEIAALSIVWGGFGIGVLCMIAYYRFYHPSLPVKGMCVKKTQLDIQENRKVTIFLCCCCEIQTKQTITEESDEEYSFALHQRPYYDPRRNRGTIVQEQGSFPLDVDFLSRIRSIETAFHEQESANCWQTRDGIISGDGIRSMYRRSEWL; from the exons ATGgcagttttggccgccattttggatgcATTTATTTTAGTAGTTCCCAGTACTCCCAGTCACACCGGTGAAATGGAGGAAGGCGTGATTGAGAATCCTTTGGCCattgaaatttcacaaaacGCCAATGGATCGTTAATAACGACGAATGGAACTACTAATGCGGATGAAACAGACTTAGCTGCTTCAAGGCAGCCTCCTCGTGGATACAATCAGATCGAATCGCGAAAAGTTCACGTTATATGGGATATTTTCGCGGTCATCTCTATTTTGACATTCGTGGCCGATATCGCATCTGATATTGTGGTGTCCGTTCTGTATTATCTCGATGGATCTTATTTATGGTTTTCGTTGACTTTAGGATTTGTTATTTTGTCCTCCCTTGTGACGCAGATATTCTCCGTGAAGTGGTTTTATGAAGATAGTGAAGATCAAACATGGGGCACATATTTACTGCACGTTTTCCAAGTGGGTCCAGTTGTAAG GTACTTCCGTGTAATTCGAGCTGGGTGGCGCACTCGTCAGAATGATGCCACCAACACTGATTATGAAGCATACCTTGCCGAATGGAGGGACATCAGCATGCTGAGACTGTTTGAATGTTTCCTAGAATCAGCTCCTCAGCTGGTGCTTCAGCTCTTTATAATGGCATACAACCAGCGGTTTGAAATTGAGAGTGACTTGTTTACTGCCCTGGCAGCAGGAAGCTCATTAGTGTCACTGGCATGGGCCATTGTTGCGTACACCAAGGCCCTGAGGGATTTCCTGAGGGAAGGCACAAACATGTCATGGATTggcttttttcttcagattatTTGGCGACTGTCTATGGTTGCATCTCGTGTTGTGGCTTTAGTTTTATTTGCATCATATTACACCACTTGGTTGTTTGTCGCTGTGGCGATACACTGGGCTTTGATGACATCTTGGCTTGTTTGCCAGAACACTCTTTTTTGTGTTGATGAAAATGGAAGGAATCATTTATGTCGTGAATACCTGTTTGACTTTGTCATTGGCTTTGTatacattttttcatttttcaatatcaaagatggcATGACTCGTATTAGAGTTATCCCTTACTATGTGATCATGTTATGCGAGAATACAgtgtttttggttttgtggtaTCCATTCAGAACCCTATATGGCGATGTTGAGATTGCCGCACTTAGCATTGTATGGGGTGGATTTGGAATTGGAGTCCTATGCATGATTGCTTATTACCGTTTTTATCACCCTAGTCTTCCAGTGAAGGGAATGTGTGTCAAGAAAACTCAATTAGACATCCAAGAGAACCGAAAAGTGACCATTTTTTTGTGCTGTTGCTGTGAAATCCAAACCAAACAAACCATCACTGAGGAAAGTGATGAAGAGTATTCTTTTGCTCTTCACCAAAGACCTTATTATGACCCAAGAAGGAATAGGGGGACAATTGTCCAAGAGCAAGGAAGCTTTCCCCTGGATGTGGACTTCTTGTCACGTATTAGATCAATAGAAACTGCATTCCATGAACAAGAAAGTGCAAACTGTTGGCAAACAAGAGATGGGATAATCTCTGGAGATGGCATTCGTTCAATGTATCGAAGATCAGAGTGGCTGTAA